The following are encoded together in the Chlorocebus sabaeus isolate Y175 chromosome 20, mChlSab1.0.hap1, whole genome shotgun sequence genome:
- the FNDC10 gene encoding fibronectin type III domain-containing protein 10, producing MRAPPLLLLLAACAPPPCAAAAPTPPGWEPAPDAPWCPYKVLPEGPEAGGGRLCFRSPARGFRCQAPACALHAPAGSSLRASVLRNRSVLLQWRLAPAAARRVRAFALNCSWRGAYTRFPCERVLLGASCRDYLLPDVHDGVLYRLCLQPLPLRAGPAATAPESPEPGECVEFTAEPAGMQDIVVAMTAVGGSICVMLVVICLLVAYITENLMRPALARPGLRRHP from the coding sequence ATGCGCGCcccgccgctgctgctgctgctggccgcCTGCGCGCCGCCGCCCTGCGCCGCGGCCGCCCCGACGCCGCCAGGCTGGGAGCCGGCCCCCGACGCGCCCTGGTGCCCCTACAAGGTGCTGCCCGAGGGCCCCGAGGCGGGCGGCGGGCGCCTGTGCTTCCGCAGCCCCGCGCGCGGCTTCCGCTGCCAGGCTCCGGCCTGCGCGCTGCACGCCCCGGCCGGCAGCTCCCTGCGCGCCAGCGTCCTGCGCAACCGCAGCGTCCTCCTGCAGTGGCGCCTGGCCCCGGCCGCCGCGCGCCGCGTGCGCGCCTTCGCGCTCAACTGCTCGTGGCGCGGCGCCTACACGCGCTTCCCGTGCGAGCGCGTGCTCCTCGGGGCCTCCTGCCGCGACTACCTGCTGCCCGACGTGCACGACGGCGTCCTCTACCGCCTGTGCCTGCAGCCGCTGCCGCTGCGCGCTGGGCCCGCCGCCACCGCGCCAGAGTCCCCCGAGCCCGGCGAGTGCGTGGAGTTCACCGCCGAGCCGGCCGGCATGCAGGACATCGTGGTGGCCATGACGGCGGTGGGCGGCTCCATCTGCGTCATGCTGGTGGTCATCTGCCTGCTGGTGGCCTACAT